From a single Paenibacillus sp. FSL W8-0426 genomic region:
- a CDS encoding inositol monophosphatase family protein, producing the protein MNALNEKEKTPYVVTSKSYTAVAINAASKAGEWIKSRLGTVAEPGTKYSPQDLVTEVDKGAEQMIRRLILTHFPDHAILGEEGVEPGPEASAKALKEAQEEEYLWIVDPVDGTTNFVHGFPFYSVSIALAHRGEVIVGVIYDPSRDEMFVAEKGKGAYVHGNRMKVSNEQNLAQSLIAVGFPADPTFALPLNMAAVQALAPQVRNLRAGGSAALHLAYVAAGRLSAYTEVGLKPWDIAAGALLVEESGGRVSDTIGTPYQLSVSHVVASNGAIHDALTDVLKKARATGLE; encoded by the coding sequence GTGAACGCTTTGAATGAGAAGGAAAAAACGCCTTATGTCGTGACAAGCAAGAGCTATACTGCCGTGGCGATCAACGCCGCATCCAAGGCCGGAGAATGGATCAAGAGCCGTCTTGGCACGGTTGCCGAGCCTGGCACCAAATATTCACCGCAGGACTTGGTGACAGAGGTGGATAAAGGCGCAGAGCAGATGATTCGCCGGCTGATCCTGACGCACTTTCCCGATCATGCCATCTTGGGCGAGGAAGGTGTTGAACCGGGACCGGAGGCTTCGGCCAAAGCATTGAAAGAAGCGCAGGAGGAAGAATACCTGTGGATCGTCGATCCGGTGGACGGCACGACCAATTTCGTGCATGGTTTCCCGTTCTATTCGGTATCCATCGCCTTGGCCCATCGCGGAGAAGTGATCGTGGGAGTGATCTATGATCCCTCCCGTGACGAAATGTTCGTGGCGGAAAAAGGAAAAGGAGCCTACGTTCACGGTAACCGCATGAAAGTGTCGAATGAGCAGAACCTGGCCCAAAGTCTGATTGCCGTCGGCTTCCCGGCAGATCCTACATTTGCGCTGCCGCTGAACATGGCGGCAGTGCAGGCTCTTGCGCCTCAGGTACGCAACCTGCGCGCCGGCGGATCGGCCGCCCTGCATTTGGCATACGTTGCTGCAGGTCGTCTCAGCGCGTACACCGAAGTGGGGCTGAAACCGTGGGACATCGCGGCGGGGGCACTGCTCGTGGAAGAGTCCGGCGGCCGTGTGAGCGATACGATCGGAACGCCGTACCAGTTGTCCGTGAGTCATGTCGTGGCCAGCAATGGCGCCATTCACGATGCATTGACCGACGTGCTGAAGAAAGCACGCGCCACCGGTTTGGAATAA